One part of the Vicia villosa cultivar HV-30 ecotype Madison, WI linkage group LG6, Vvil1.0, whole genome shotgun sequence genome encodes these proteins:
- the LOC131611401 gene encoding mitochondrial pyruvate carrier 1-like: MELLRKFLNSPVGPKTAHFWGPAVNWGIPIAAVIDTQNPAETINGRMTAVMCGYSAVYMRFSWMVRPRNIHLLICHASNETVQLYQLSRWARSRG; this comes from the exons ATGGAACTATTGCGCAAGTTTTTGAATAGTCCCGTCGGTCCAAAAACCGCTCATTTTTGGGGTCCTGCTGTCAACTGGGGCATTCCAATTGCG GCAGTTATAGATACGCAGAACCCGGCAGAAACGATAAATGGAAGAATGACTGCAG TAATGTGCGGTTATTCGGCAGTTTATATGAGGTTTTCTTGGATGGTGCGACCACGAAACATTCATCTTCTCATATGTCATGCCTCGAATGAGACCGTGCAACTCTATCAGCTTTCGCGATGGGCAAGATCTCGAGGTTAA